A genomic segment from Conger conger chromosome 2, fConCon1.1, whole genome shotgun sequence encodes:
- the LOC133118764 gene encoding cytochrome P450 2K1-like: MLEGLLPQMPPPLTLLGVVLVLVLLYLLSSTPGHGNDPPGPRPLPLLGNLLHLDLKWFHLSLSELSKKYGSVFTVYLGPKKVVVLAGHKTIKQALVNYAEEFGDREVEPIFSEMVKGHGVLFSNGNSWKEMRRFSLTNLRDFGMGKRGSEEMIIEESRHLMEVLENFKGEPIDTTQPVNYSVSNIICAIMYGSRFDYADPAFQKMVDRNNELIRLCGSAEILLYNMFPWLRWCCSRWLVNRTQVFKDNDDNIEEIQRLVQGLKETLNPQDLRGFVDSFLVRQQEESDQPDSHFHNNNLNYTVGNLFAAGTDTTGTTLRWGMLLMAKYPHIQDQVQEELSRVIGDREPRMEYRKNLPYTDAVIHEIQRVANIGPMSIPHNTSCDVTFQGYFIKKGTTVIPLLMSALQDEEEWETPHSFNPGHFLDEKGCFIKKDAFMPFSAGRRACLGESLARMELFLFFTFLLQRFRFTPPPGVSEDELDLTPCVGFTLTPSPHQLCAVSRA, from the exons ATGTTGGAGGGGCTATTACCTCAGATGCCCCCACCCTTGACCCTTCTGGgggtggtgctggtgctggttttgctctacctcctctcctccacccctggCCATGGAAACGACCCACCGGGACCCAGACCTCTGCCTCTCCTTGGGAACCTGCTCCATCTGGACCTCAAATGGTTTCAtctgtctctcagtgag CTCTCTAAGAAATATGGGTCTGTGTTCACTGTATACTTGGGCCCAAAGAAAGTGGTCGTCCTGGCAGGGCACAAGACCATCAAACAAGCGCTTGTCAACTATGCTGAAGAGTTTGGAGACCGGGAAGTTGAACCCATATTCAGCGAAATGGTTAAAGGGCATG GTGTTCTGTTCTCCAACGGAAACTCCTGGAAGGAGATGAGACGCTTCTCCCTCACCAACCTGCGAGACTTTGGAATGGGCAAGAGGGGGAGCGAGGAGATGATCATTGAGGAATCACGCCACCTCATGGAGGTGCTTGAGAATTTTAAAG GTGAGCCTATTGACACCACTCAGCCAGTGAATTACTCCGTCTCCAACATAATCTGTGCCATCATGTATGGCAGCCGCTTTGACTACGCTGACCCTGCCTTCCAAAAAATGGTCGACAGGAACAATGAACTTATCCGCCTGTGTGGTTCAGCTGAGATACTG CTGTACAACATGTTCCCCTGGCTGCGCTGGTGTTGTAGCCGGTGGCTGGTTAATCGGACCCAGGTTTTTAAGGACAACGATGACAACATTGAGGAGATTCAGAGGCTGGTGCAAGGACTGAAGGAGACTCTCAACCCCCAGGACCTCAGGGGATTTGTGGACTCCTTCCTAGTTCGGCAGCAGGAG GAGTCAGACCAGCCGGATTCCCACTTCCACAACAACAATCTGAACTATACTGTGGGCAACCTATTTGCAGCAGGGACAGACACCACTGGAACCACCCTGAGATGGGGCATGCTGCTGATGGCCAAGTACCCCCACATACAGG ACCAGGTTCAGGAGGAGCTGAGTCGGGTCATTGGGGACCGGGAACCCCGGATGGAGTACCGGAAGAACCTGCCCTACACAGACGCCGTGATCCACGAGATTCAGAGAGTGGCTAACATTGGACCCATGAGCATTCCCCACAACACCAGCTGTGATGTCACCTTCCAGGGATACTTCATCAAGAAG ggAACTACGGTGATCCCACTCCTGATGTCAGCGCTGCAGGATGAGGAAGAGTGGGAGACCCCCCACAGCTTCAACCCTGGCCACTTCCTGGATGAGAAGGGCTGCTTCATCAAGAAAGATGCCTTCATGCCCTTCTCTGCAG GGCGACGGGCCTGTCTGGGAGAGAGCCTGGCCAGGATGgagctcttcctcttcttcacctTCCTCCTGCAGAGGTTCCGCTTCACACCACCACCGGGGGTGTCTGAGGATGAGCTGGACCTGACACCATGTGTGGGGTTCACCCtcaccccttccccccaccaGCTGTGTGCCGTGAGCcgggcctaa